The genomic interval GAAAAAGAAAATTTGAAAAAAGAACTTTTTTCTTTTTCTTATGAAAAAATATACAAAGTATATAAAAGTTACTTGGATAAAAAAACGAGATCTTTTCAGGAAAAAGAAATATTAAATCAATTCAAGAAAAATTTTTCAACAAATGAAATAGAAAAAAATGAGATTTATATTCTTCAATGTTATGAGGAAATTAAAAAAGAAATAATTAGACATATGATTTTAGAAGAAGGGGTTCGATTAGATGGAAGAACCAATCAACAAATACGCCCAATATGTAGTATTGTAGACTATCTACCTGGAATACATGGATCCGCATTGTTTTCAAGAGGAGATACTCAGTCTTTAACTACAGTAACATTAGGATCATCTTTAGATGCCAATAGAATTGATAATGTTATTATGGAAAACCAAGAAAAATTTTATCTACATTATAATTTTCCTCCTTTTTCTACAGGAGATATACGAGTCATTAGAGGTGTGACTAGAAGAGAAATAGGTCATGGAAATTTAGCACAAAGAGCTCTAAGAAATGTTCTTTCCAATAATCCATATACAATTCGTGTAGTTTCTGATATATTAGAATCTAATGGTTCTTCTTCTATGGCTACAGTTTGTGCAGCAAGTTTAGCATTGATGGATGCAGGAATACCTATTGAAAATCCTGTTTCTGGAATTTCTATGGGATTGTTCACAGATAAAAAAAAAGAAAAGACAGTTATAATCTCTGATATTACTGGAGATGAAGATAGTTTTGGAGAACTTGATTTTAAAATAACGGGAACAAAGAATGGAATTACAGCATGTCAAATGGATGTAAAAACAAAAGGATTAACATATGATCTTTTAAATAAAATTTTAATGCAAGCTTTTAAAGGTCGTATCTTCATATTAAAAAATATGTTGAATACTTTACCAAAGTATAGAAAAAAATTGAAACCTAATGCTCCAAAAATATATACTTTAAATATCCCAAAAGATTTGATAGGTTCCGTTATAGGCCCGGGAGGAAAAATTATTCAAGAAATACAATCTCATACAGAGACAAATATTTTAATTAAAGAAAAAGAAGGAATGGGGTATATTGAAATTATAGGAAAAGATTATAAAAAAATGGAAAAAGCTATTAATAGAATTAAAGAAATTACTTTTGTTCCTGAAATTGGGAAGGTTTACAAAGCAAAAGTAAAATCTATAAAAGATTTTGGAGCTTTTGTTGAAATTTCTAAAGGAATAGAAGGATTATTACATATTTCTGAAATAGGATGGAAAAAATTAAACAATATAGAAGAAGAATTGAAAATAGGAGATATTATTGATGTAAAATTCATGGGAATTAACGATAAAAACAAAAAAATGAAACTTTCTAGAAAAGTCCTCTTCCCTCGTCCTACGAAAAAATAATTTTTTAATTATGAGACAACTAAAAATTACTAAACAAGTAACCAATCGTGAATCTGAATCTTTAGATAAATATCTTCATGAAATAGGAAAAATTCCATTATTAACACCAGAAGAAGAAGTAGAATATGCTCGTAAAGCAAGAAAAGGAGATCCATATGCTATAGAAAAGCTTGTTAATGCTAATTTACGTTTTGTTGTTTCTGTAGCTAAACAATATCAAAATCAAGGATTAAGTTTATGCGATTTAATAAATGAAGGAAATTTAGGGTTGATAAAGGGGATACTTCGTTTTGATGAAACAAGAGGCTTCAAATGTATTTCTTATGTTGTTTGGTGGATAAGACAAGCAATTCTACAAGCAATTGCAGAACAATCAAGATCTATTCGTCAACCCACAAATAAATTAGCTTTATTAAATAAAATACTTAAAACTCTTTCTCAATTAGAACAAGAGTTACAAAGAACCCCTTCTGTAAGAGAAATCGCAGAACATTTAAATATGAATGAAAAAGATGTAGAAGAATCTATCAAAAATTCAGGTAGACATGTTTCAATGGACGCCCCTTTAATAGAAGGGGAAGATTCCTCTAATCTATATGATTTAGTACGATCTGATGAATCACCTAGACCGGATGAACATTTAGAAAAAGAATCTCTTAGAAAAGATATAAAGAGAATTTTAGAAACTTTAAGTGAAAGAGAACGTCGTGTTATCATTTTACATTTTGGTTTGAATGGATCCCCCCCAATGACATTAGAAGAAGTAGGACAATCTTGTGATTTAACAAGAGAAAGAGTGAGACAAATTGAAAGCATAGCTTTAAAAAGATTAAAACATTCTTCCAGAAGTAAAATACTAAAACCTTATTTAGGATAAATAAAAAATATAAAAAAGAAGACCCCGATGGGATTCGAACCCATAAACCTTCTGATCCGTAGTCAGATGCTCTATCCAATTAAGCTACGGGGTCATGTAAATACGAATACTATTTTAATTCTTTTTTTAAGATAAAAGGATTTTTACAAATTTTTCTATTCTTAGTGAAGAATTTCCAACCAGCCCCCCATCTATATCTTCTTGAGAAAAAAGATTTCTAGCATTAGTCTCGCTAATACTTCCTCCATATAAAATAGAAATTCTTTTAGATATTTTTTTTCCATACTTTTCCATAAATAAGGAACGAATATACTGATGCATTTTCTGAGCTTGTTCAGGAGTAGCAGTTTTTCCTGTTCCAATTGCCCATATCGGTTCGTATGCTATAATAAAAAAGTTCATTTTTTCTGAAGGAAATTGAAAAATAGTTTTTTCTAACTGATTTTTTATAACAGAAAAATGTTTTTTTTTTTCTCTTTCAAAAAACGTTTCTCCAATACAGAAAATAATGGAAAAACCATATTTTAATGAAATATGAATTTTTTTCAGTAGAATCTCATTTGTTTCAAAAAAATACTTTTTACGCTCACTATGTCCTAATATAACTTGTTGTACCCCTATAGATCTTAACATAGAAACAGACACTTCACCTGTATAAGATCCATTTTCTATTTGATGAACATTTTGAGCGGAAATACTTAAACAAGTCCCTTGTAAAATCTGATTTGAAATTTGTAAAAAAGGAAAAGATGGTGCTATAATTACTTTTTTTTTGTGATTTATTTTTCTTTCAAGAATAATTTTTAATAAGTTTCTAAGAAAAGAAGTAGTTTCATAGAAATCATGATTCATCTTCCAATTTGCAATTACAATTTTTTTTTTCATTGTTCGTATAGATAGAAAAATTATTAGTTTTTTCTTCTAGTTTTTCCATATATTTAATTAATAAAAATGTTATCATTTTTAACATTTCAAAATAGAATTTTTCATTAAAATATGAAAAATATTTTTTTTTCTTAATATGAAAAATATTTCTTACAATTTTATCTATTGAAATATTTTCATATGTAGAATTAGAATTATAACTATAACTTTTGATCTTATTTAATTCTTTAGTATAAATATTTAAAATTTTAAAATGTTTAATTTTTTTTTCTAAATCATGAGAATAATTTAATTTTATTAATGTTATTATAATATAATTTATGATATCTATGTATGTATCTATAATGTTTTCTTCTTTTACTTTTTGATTTTGATTACCTATTTTTTGTATATTTTGTATACGTAAAATTTTTATAAAAATTTGATCCATCATAGATGTATTTTTTAGCTTTTTCCATGAAATATCATAATCTTTTAATTTTTCTTTAAACAATTTTTTACATTTTTTAATGATAAAATCAATGAAAATATGATTCATATCCATATCATTGAATTTGATTATTCAATCAATTACAAAAATAGTTTTTTTTTAAAATGACGATTAATTGTGCAGGATCTTTACTATGTTTCAAGGAACCAAAAATTATGGGGATAGTAAATGTTACACCTGATTCCTTTTATGATGGAGGACAATTGAATTCAGAATACAAAATTTTACAACATGTAGAATCTCTATTAAATGAAGGATCTGATTTCATAGATATTGGAGGTTGTTCGACTCGTCCATATGCTACTAAATTCCCAACAGAAGAAGAAGAACTAAAAAGAGTAATCAACCCCATTCGTATTATATTAAAAACATTTCCAAAAACTAAAATATCTATAGATACTTTTCGTAGTAAAGTTGCTGAAATAGCAGTAAAAGAAGGAGCAGTAATGATAAATGATATATCTGGAGGAATACTAGATAAAAAAATGTTTCTTTTGTTATCCAAACTTAAGATTCCATATATATTAACTTATTTGAGTTTAAAGAAAAATGAAAGAAATACAAAAAATATAATTATAGATACTAATAATTTCTTTTCTAAGAAAATTTACTATTTGAAACAATATGGTATAAATGATATAATTTTAGATCCTGGATTTGGTTTTGGAAAAACATTAGAACAAAATTTTCAATTATTAAAACATTTATCTTTGATGGGATTTGAAGATCATTTAATTTTAATAGGTATTTCTAGAAAATCTATGATTCAAAATATTCTAAATATTTCTTCTGAAAAATCATTAAATGCGACTTCTGTTATTCATACTTTATCTCTGTTGAAAGGAGTTAAATTTATCCGTGTACATGACGTGAAAGAAGCTATGGAATGTATCAAATTAGTACAATTTTATAAAAAAATAAAAATAGAAAAAAAGTTTAAAGTAAGTAGATAATAAGTATTGTGACTTTAGTAGTTTTTTTGTATTAAGTTAAGTCAGTTTAGTAAGTAAATAATACTACATCATACTTCTTAATTTATTATTTTTGTGTATACATTTTTTTTATTGAGAATTTCCTTCATTAATATTTTAGATATTTTTCTAGTATCCATTATTTTCTTTCAAGTGTATAAACTCATTTATAGTACAGCTGCTTTAAATATTTTTTACGGAATCATTGTTACTTTTGTTTTTTGGAAAATAGTAGAAATGTATGATATGAAACTTCTTAGCATAGTTATAAGTGCTTTTTTCAAAGGAGGTTTCTTAGCTTTAATTATACTATTTCAACCAGAAATTAGAAAATTTCTTCTTATAGTTGGAAGCAGAATTTTTTTGAAAAAATTTGTTCTTTCTCTATTTGGAAAATCAGGTGGGGGGACCTCTTCAGTAAAAACGGAAACTATAGATAGTATTGTAAAAGCTTGTGCTATCTTATCAGGTGATAAAACAGGAGTATTGATAGTGATTCAATTACATCAAGATATAAAAGAGTTTATACAAAATGGAGATGAAATGGATGCGAAAGTAAATATTCCTATTTTAGAAAGTATTTTTTATAAAAATAGTCCACTCCATGATGGAGCTGTCGTCGTTATAGGAAATAAAATAGTGAGAACGAGAGCTATACTTCCAGTCTCTTATAATAAAGAAATTCCATCTCGGTTAGGTCTTCGTCATAGAGCGGCTATTGGATTATCTGAAAAAACTGATGCAATCTGTCTCGTAATTTCTGAAGAAACTGGTTATATTTCTTACATCAAAGAGAAAAATAGAATAGTTATTACCAATATTCATAATTTAAAAACGAAACTTGAAGAAGATCTGTTTTTGAATAAAAAAAAATTCAAAAATAAAATTATTGATGAACATCAGAAACTTATATAAGTTTTATTCCATTTCTTCTGGAATAGAAACAAATAGTAAAAAAATAAAAAAAAATTCTATTTTTTTTGCTCTAAAAGGAAAAAATTTTGATGGAAATCAATTTGCTCACGAAGCAATTTCAAATGGAGCAATGATGTCTATAGTGGATAATCCAATTTATTCTTTTTCTCGTTATAAAAACATTTTTTTTGTAAAAAACACTCTGTATTTTCTACAAAAATTAGCGAAATATCATAGATTACAAATAAAAAATATCCCTATAATCGCGATTACGGGGAGTAATGGAAAAACGACTACTAAAGAATTAATAAGCGCAGTTCTCTCTAAAAAATATAATTTTGTTCATTCTACTAAAGATAATTTAAACAATCATATAGGGATTCCGTTAACTATTCTATCAATGTCTAAGAAAACACAAATTTCTGTCATAGAAATAGGTGCAAATCATGAAAAAGAAATAAAAAAAATGTGTTCCATAATTAATCCAGATTATGGATATATAACTAATTTTGGAAAAGCTCATTTAGAAGGATTTAAGAACATGAAAGGAGTGATTTCTGGAAAATTAGAATTGTATGATTTTTTAAAAAAAAAAAGAAAAAAGTTTTTGTGAATGGAGATGATTCCATTCAATTAACTAATAGTTTAGGAATTAATAGATATATTTTTTCTGAAAAAAAAAATTCAGATGTCAAAATTAAATATTCATGGAATCAAAGAGATCTGATCTCTGTTTTATATGTAAAAAACATACAAATAATTTCTAAATTAATAGGAAACTATAATTTATACAACATCGCTGCTGCCATAACTATTGGAAATTACTTTCAGGTTCCTTTGAAAAAAATTAAAAAAGCTATAGAAGAATATGTTCCAAATAGTTACAGATCTCAAATTGTAGAAATAAAAAAAATAAAAATTATTATGGATTGTTACAATGCAAATCCCACCAGTATGAAAAAATCTATTTCCTATTTTAATCAAATTAAAGGAAATAAAATGGCTATACTAGGAGATATGTTGGAATTAGGTTTTTCTTCTTTTAAAGAGCATAAAAAAATTGTTATTGAGTTAGAAAATAGTAACATAAATACAGTATTTTTAATTGGAAAAATATTTTTTTCCATAACTATCAAAAACAGTGAAAAAATAAAAAAATTTATTAACAAAAACATTTTCAAAAAATGGATTCAAGATTATTATTCTTCTTCTATTTCTAATTCAACAACTCATAAAATAGATTTAATTCTCATTAAAGGATCTAGAAAAAATTCATTAGAAACTCTAATTGACTTAATCTGAAGTAATTTTTTTCTTTTGTTGTAGATTTCTATTTGAAAGATTAAATTTGTATATGCAAAAAATTCATAAAAATTAAATTTTTCTTTGATGAAAGAAATTACCACCGTAACCTATCTAAAGTGGTTTAAAGATATGTCTTTTTGGAGAAAATTTGAGGATAAATGTCGTGTCCTATATTTAAAGCAAAAAATAAGAGGATTTTTACATTTATATAACGGACAAGAGGCAATTCCTGCAGGATTAACTCATGCAATGGATTTGTCTAAAGATAAAATTATAACTGCTTATAGATGTCATATTTTACCCATTTCTATGGGAGTAGATCCAAAAGAAGTAATGTCAGAACTACTAGGAAAGGATACAGGGACCTCTCATGGTATGGGAGGGTCTATGCATATATTTAGTAAAAAATATCGTTTTTACGGAGGACATGGGATAGTAGGTGCTCAAATTCCATTAGGTGCTGGAATCGCTTTTGCAGATAAGTATTTTAATAGAGATTCTGTGACCATAACAATTATGGGAGATGGAGCCGTAAGACAAGGATCTTTACATGAAACTTTCAATATGTCTATGATATGGAAACTTCCTGTTGTCTTCATATGTGAAAATAATCAATATGCTATGGGGACATCTGTAAAAAGAAGTACTAATATAGAAGAAATTTATAAAATAGGGGGGGCCTACGGAATGCCTTCTTATCCTGTAGATGGAATGGATCCTGAAAAAGTAGCAAAAAAAGTTTTTCCTGCTATTGAAAGAGCTAGAAGAGGTGATGGGCCAACATTTTTAGAAATAAAAACTTACAGATATAGAGGCCATTCTATGTCTGATTCCGAATCATATAGGAGTAAAAAAGAAATTCATTTTTATAAAAAAAAAGATCCTATTTTGAAATTAAAAAATATTATTATCCAAAATAAATGGGAAACTATAGAAAATTTAAATTCCATAGAGTATGAAATAAAAAAAGAAGTAGAAACCTGTGTTGAATTTGCAGAAAAATCAGATCCTCCTTCTTTAGAAAAAATGTATAATGTCGTTTACAACGAAACCAATTATCCTTTTTTAGATAATGATCCCATGAGTAATAAAATAATTTAAAAAAAATAATATTTAAGAATGGCAGAAATAATATCTATGCCCCAGTTGAGTGATACAATGAAAGAGGGGACTATTATCAAATGGAATAAAAAAGTAGGAGATAAAGTTTCAGAAGGAGATATTCTTGCTGAAATAGAAACTGATAAAGCGACCCAGGATTTTGAAATTGATGTTAGCGGAATTCTACTTTTTATTGGTGTAAAAAAAGGGGGGACAACACGTGTAAATGAGCCCCTAGCCATTATTGGAGAAGAAGGAGAAGATATAAGTTTTCTTTTATCTAAGTTAAAAAAAAACAAAACAGAAAAAAAAATTATTGAAAAGAATAATAAAAAAGAAGAAAAAAGAATATTTATCTCTCCTTTAGCAAAAAAAATGGCAAAAAAAATAGGTATTCCTATCAAAAAAATAAAAAAAGGAATCTGTGAAAAAGGTCGTATCACTAAAAAAGATATTGAAATATACCAAAAAACATTTGATATAAATGTGAATAATGAGGATCTCAGTTTTTTAAATAAAAACAACAACAATAACAATAATAATAGTAGTAATCAGGAATCGACACATTATCCTCATTCTTCTATGAGAAAAAGAATTGCGACACATTTAACAAATTCTAAATTTACAGCTCCTCATTATTATTTAATGATTGAAATTAATGTGGGAAAAATGATACAATTAAGAAAAAATTTGAATGAAAAACTCACTCTAGAAGAAAAAATATCTTTTAACGATATTATTATTAAAGCAGTTTCTCACTCTTTGAGAAATCATCCTAATATCAATGCTTCATGGAAAGAAAAAGAAATTCTATGTTATTCTCATATTAATATTGGAGTAGCAGTATCTGTAAAAGATGGATTAATTGTCCCCGTAATTCGAAATACTGATCAAAAATCGTTACTTCAAATTTCCAAAGAGATAAAAGATAAAGTATTACGTTCTAAATCTAAAAAAATACAACCAGAAGAAATAGAAAATAGTACGTTTACAGTTTCTAATCTAGGCATGTATGGAATTGAATTTTTTACTTCTATAATTAATATCCCTAATTCATCTATTCTTTCTGTAGGAGCTATTATAGAAAAACCAATAGTTAAAGATTCAAAGATTGAAATCGGCCATGTTATGAAAGTGACTTTATCTTGCGATCATAGAATTATAGATGGAACAACAGGAAGTAGTTTTCTTAATTCTTTGAAAAAGCTATTGGAAGATCCTATTACTATATTAGTTTGATATTATTCTGTTTTTTTTTGAAAAATATAGGACATAAAAATTGGAAATAAAAATATCATAACAGTAAGAAACGGAAAAAACCTTTCAAAAATAAAAAAATATTTTTTATAGAAAAAAGAAAAAATAAGTTTAATTCCAAGAAGAAAAATTACAGAAAAAGCTGAATCTTTCAAAAAAGGTTTTTTTTCTATTAATTTTACAAATATTTTAGTTACCCATCTCATAGATAAAATACCTGTAAAAACACCTAAAAAAATCAAAATTAAATTTTCAGATAAAGCAACGGCTGCAAGAATATTGTCAATAGAAAAAGCTAAATCCATTATTTCTATAAAAAAAATACTTTTCCAAAAAGAACTCGTTATTGGAAGGATATTTTTTCTATCATTTTTTTTATAAAATTTCTGGTAAAAAAAATACTTTACTCCAATATAAATTAAATAAATTCCTCCTAAAGGTTTTAACCACCATATTCTAATCAATTTAGATGTAAAAAATAAACATAATCCTCTAAAAAAATAAGCTCCAAAAAGACCATATCTTAGAGCTTTTTTTCTATCTTCTACTTTTAGATCCAAAATCATAGATGATAATACTGCCGCATTATCTATTGATAAAATACTTTCTATCAAAAAAATATTTCCCACAATAGAAATAGAAACTATAATAGGATGATTCATGATATCCAAGATAGAATTCTCAATCCAATCATTATTCATCAAAAAATTTTGTAAAATCATTAAATTTCTGTATCCATCTTGTTTTTTAATACTTAATAAGTAATTTATTTGTAACGCATTTTTTCATTTGCCCCGCATCTAAATATTTAATATTTTCGCATAATGCGTTACACAGACGATTTTCCTTTTTGAACATTAAAGATAGAATTTACTAAACTTTTTTTTTTCAGGATGAATCATTTGAAAAAAAAATCCATACATGAAAAATACAAAAAGTAGCTAGTGTATTTATTCATATGGATGGATGATAAAATCATTAAAATATTTTCTAATAAAGTAAAAAAAAATTAGAACATTAAAAAATGTTGTTTTACTTTCTTTTTTTTTATCATAATATCAAGTAAAATACTGAAAAAATGATTCATAGATAATTATAGAGATAACAAAAAATAAAGTCTTTTGTTATTTATATTTAGTTATTAAATTTAATATTATAAAATTAAAAAATTCTAATAACAATAAAATAATTTTCTTTTTATTTTCATTTTAATATACAATGCAAATTACATAATCGATAGAATGCGTGTAAGAAATTTTTTCACAGTTTTTATAATGATTTTATTAACTATAATTTGTTTATATTATATTCTATCTGGAACTGTATTTTTTTCAGAAGAAAAAGAAAAAAACACTTCAATCCTTTCTAATTCTCCTTCTCCTAATAAGAAAAACAAAACGCTAAATCTAGGATTAGATTTAAAAGGAGGAATTAGCATGACTTTAGAAATATCTGAAAAAGACCTGTTAAAAAAAATTTCTAAAAATTATCAAAATCCTATTTTTTTAAAAGCATTAGAACGGACTGATAAAGAAAAGGAAAAATATCCGAATATAGATTATTTATCTAATTTTATAGATTTCTTTTATAAGGAAAAAAAAAAGAAAAAATCAAATATTGATTTATCAGAATTATTTGAAAATAGATTTCACATCCACAACAACATAGAAAAATTCTCTTCAGAAGACGACTATAATAGTCATCGTCGTTCAAAAAAAGAAATAGAAAAGGAGATCAGAAAAAAAATAGAAGATTCTATTTTTACTACTTATAATATTCTTAGATCAAGAATTGCAAAATTTGGAGTAACTCAACCCAAGATACAACGTATCAAAAATTCAAATAAAATTTTGATAGAATTATCTGGGATAAAAGATATAGATAGAATAAAAAATATTTTACAAAAAAAAGCTGAATTAAACTTCTTTGAAGTATGCCAATTACAAGAAATTGATTCATACTATGAAATCATAAATAAAATTTTTTCTCAAAAAAAAAAAAATATTTTACAAAAAAAAATAAAGAAATCAAATATAAAAATCAATCTTTTATAAAACTATTAAATGTTTCTAATCTTGAAAAAAACAATATAGTTGTAGGATTCGTTAATCAAAAATATACGAATATAATTACAAAATTTTTGAATTCTATTGAAGCTGTAGAATCACTTCCTTATCAATTAAAGAACATAAAATTTTTATGGGGATATCAAACTGCCCAATATAATAAAGAAAACTTTTTGAAGTTATTCGCTGTAAAAATTAATCCTGAAAATCTTTTAAAAGGAGACGATATTCTGAATGCAGATAAATATTTAGGGCAATTTAACGAATTGTTTATTCAGATAAAAATGAATAGAGAAGGAACTAGAAATTGGAAAATATTTACTGAAAAAAAAATTGGAAAAAACATTGCTATAGTTCTTGATGATTTAGTTTATACAGCTCCTGTAATAAAATCAGTCATTACAAATGGAATGTTCCAAATATCGGGACCTTTTTTATCAATTCAAGAATCAGATGATTTAGTGAATATATTAAATGCAGGAAAATTCCCTACTTCCGTTAAAATTATTCAATCTGAAATAGTAGGAGCTTCTTTAGGAAAAGAATCTATTCAAAAAGGAATAATATCTTTTTTTCTTGCAATATTTTTTGTATTTATTTGGATGATTTTCTATTACTTAATTCCGGGATTATATTCCAATATAGCATTGATATTTAATTTAATATTTATGTTTGGAATTTTAATTTCTATCAATGCAGTATTAACTCTTCCTGGAATTGCTGGAATTATATTGACATTAGCAATGTCTATGGACGCTTATGTTCTTATTTATGAAAAAATTAAAGAAGATCTAAATTACGGATTATCTATTCATAAAGCGATCTATAATAGTTATACTTTTAAAAAAGGAGCTTTATCATCTATTATAGATAGCCAAATAACTACTTTATTATGTGGAATCATTTTATTTTATTTTGGAATAGGGCCTGTTAAAGGATTTTCTACTACTTTAATTATTGGAATTTTGACATCAGTGTTTTCTTCTACATGTCTTGGAAGATTTTTTTTAGAATGGCATTTAAAGAAATACAAAAACATTTTTTTTCAGAGTAAGAAAATTATAAATGGACAATGGGATTTTTTATCCAAAAGAAAATTAGCTTATAGTATTTCTTTTTTTTGTATTATAGTTAGCGTCATTTCGCTTTCTTATAAAGGATTAAATCTTGGAATAGATTTCGTAGGAGGACGGACATACATAATCCGTTTTGACAAAAAGGTTCTACCAGAAAAAATTGCTATGGTTTTGTCAAAAGTATTTGTAGAAAATGGAAAACCTTCATTTCCGAAAGTATTTACTTTCGGAAATGAAAATCAAATAAAAATAGTAACTAAATATAAAATATGGGATGAAAGTAATCAAGTAGATCAAGAGATTTTAGAAAAAATGTTTTTCGCATTAAAATCATATTTTATTCCTATGGAATTTAATTCCTTTAAATCTCTAGAAAAGGAAAAACATTTAGGCATTTTATCCTATGAAAAAATAGACCCTTTTATAGCTAAAGATATTACTATAAATGCTTTTATTTCAATAATAATATCTTTATTAGTGATATTTATTTATATTTTCATTAGATTTAAAAAATGGCAATTTGGATTGGGGGCAGTCATTTCTCTATTACATGATTTGATCATTGTTATTGGAATATACTCTATTTTTTATGAAAAAATTCCTTTTTTAGAAATAGATCAATCATTTATAGCCGCTTTACTGACTATAATAGGGTATTCTATTAATGATACAGTAGTAGTTTATGATAAGATTCGAAAATTTTATAAATCAGGTCTCTCCATGAGAAAAATTATAAATAATGGAATTTATAACACCTTAAACAGAACCATAAATACTTCATTTATAACTATACTAGTTATAGCTACTATTTTTTTATTTGGAGAAATTACTATTCGAAGTTTTATGCTATCTTTATTACTTGGAATAAGTATTGGGACTTATTCTTCTATATTTATAGCATCATCTATAGTATATGATTTTTCAAATCAAAAAAATCAAGAATAATGAATCTCTTATTTCTCAGTATTGAAGAAAGTTTTTTTATAATTTTTGTAGCTATTCTTATATTTGGACCCAAAAAAATACCGGATATAGCTAGGGGAATGGGAGAAGGAATAAGATATTTAAGAAATGCTAAAAAAAAAATTCAGAATTCTATTCTTCAAAATAACATCAACAATACTAATGAAAAATCTTTTCTTTCTCAAGATGATCAAAAAGAAAATAATAAGTTTTCTATAAAACGAAAATAGAAGAATAATTCTAATCTAGAATATTACTTCTGTAATCTTTTATTATTGATTTGTCCATAAAAACTTTCCCCAAAATTTCCAGTGAATTTTTTCTCAAATAAGAATTTA from Blattabacterium cuenoti carries:
- the pnp gene encoding polyribonucleotide nucleotidyltransferase, with the protein product MSDIVKEIISLEDDRTIVIETGQLAKQADGSAIVRTKNTMLLATVVVSKEIKNGINFLPLTVDYREKYSAGGKIPGGFIKREGRPSDEEILTMRLVDRVLRPTFPDFFRKEIQIMISLLSYDKTVLPDGLAGLAASTALSVAGIPFDGPISETRIIRVNGKFILNPSLDQLEKADIDLIVGASMNSIIMIEGEMKEISEKEFINAITTAHKAVKNQIQAQIKLVKKLPKNRFIFFYNDLNQEDSLEKENLKKELFSFSYEKIYKVYKSYLDKKTRSFQEKEILNQFKKNFSTNEIEKNEIYILQCYEEIKKEIIRHMILEEGVRLDGRTNQQIRPICSIVDYLPGIHGSALFSRGDTQSLTTVTLGSSLDANRIDNVIMENQEKFYLHYNFPPFSTGDIRVIRGVTRREIGHGNLAQRALRNVLSNNPYTIRVVSDILESNGSSSMATVCAASLALMDAGIPIENPVSGISMGLFTDKKKEKTVIISDITGDEDSFGELDFKITGTKNGITACQMDVKTKGLTYDLLNKILMQAFKGRIFILKNMLNTLPKYRKKLKPNAPKIYTLNIPKDLIGSVIGPGGKIIQEIQSHTETNILIKEKEGMGYIEIIGKDYKKMEKAINRIKEITFVPEIGKVYKAKVKSIKDFGAFVEISKGIEGLLHISEIGWKKLNNIEEELKIGDIIDVKFMGINDKNKKMKLSRKVLFPRPTKK
- a CDS encoding sigma-70 family RNA polymerase sigma factor, with translation MRQLKITKQVTNRESESLDKYLHEIGKIPLLTPEEEVEYARKARKGDPYAIEKLVNANLRFVVSVAKQYQNQGLSLCDLINEGNLGLIKGILRFDETRGFKCISYVVWWIRQAILQAIAEQSRSIRQPTNKLALLNKILKTLSQLEQELQRTPSVREIAEHLNMNEKDVEESIKNSGRHVSMDAPLIEGEDSSNLYDLVRSDESPRPDEHLEKESLRKDIKRILETLSERERRVIILHFGLNGSPPMTLEEVGQSCDLTRERVRQIESIALKRLKHSSRSKILKPYLG
- the tpiA gene encoding triose-phosphate isomerase, whose protein sequence is MKKKIVIANWKMNHDFYETTSFLRNLLKIILERKINHKKKVIIAPSFPFLQISNQILQGTCLSISAQNVHQIENGSYTGEVSVSMLRSIGVQQVILGHSERKKYFFETNEILLKKIHISLKYGFSIIFCIGETFFEREKKKHFSVIKNQLEKTIFQFPSEKMNFFIIAYEPIWAIGTGKTATPEQAQKMHQYIRSLFMEKYGKKISKRISILYGGSISETNARNLFSQEDIDGGLVGNSSLRIEKFVKILLS
- a CDS encoding nucleotide modification associated domain-containing protein; translated protein: MNHIFIDFIIKKCKKLFKEKLKDYDISWKKLKNTSMMDQIFIKILRIQNIQKIGNQNQKVKEENIIDTYIDIINYIIITLIKLNYSHDLEKKIKHFKILNIYTKELNKIKSYSYNSNSTYENISIDKIVRNIFHIKKKKYFSYFNEKFYFEMLKMITFLLIKYMEKLEEKTNNFSIYTNNEKKNCNCKLEDES
- the folP gene encoding dihydropteroate synthase, encoding MTINCAGSLLCFKEPKIMGIVNVTPDSFYDGGQLNSEYKILQHVESLLNEGSDFIDIGGCSTRPYATKFPTEEEELKRVINPIRIILKTFPKTKISIDTFRSKVAEIAVKEGAVMINDISGGILDKKMFLLLSKLKIPYILTYLSLKKNERNTKNIIIDTNNFFSKKIYYLKQYGINDIILDPGFGFGKTLEQNFQLLKHLSLMGFEDHLILIGISRKSMIQNILNISSEKSLNATSVIHTLSLLKGVKFIRVHDVKEAMECIKLVQFYKKIKIEKKFKVSR
- a CDS encoding diadenylate cyclase; amino-acid sequence: MRISFINILDIFLVSIIFFQVYKLIYSTAALNIFYGIIVTFVFWKIVEMYDMKLLSIVISAFFKGGFLALIILFQPEIRKFLLIVGSRIFLKKFVLSLFGKSGGGTSSVKTETIDSIVKACAILSGDKTGVLIVIQLHQDIKEFIQNGDEMDAKVNIPILESIFYKNSPLHDGAVVVIGNKIVRTRAILPVSYNKEIPSRLGLRHRAAIGLSEKTDAICLVISEETGYISYIKEKNRIVITNIHNLKTKLEEDLFLNKKKFKNKIIDEHQKLI